The region atgtgagGACTTCATATTTTTGGAAGGAAAATGACACGGGGGATGACAAAAGACTGAGGCGTGCAAGAGCACTGCTGCGCCTGCGCGTAAGAGAGCATAACCACTAAAGCAAGgttaaaggataatgaatagtactatatataaagtggatgaattccttgtagctaggcaatgtggtactaaacCTTTAGTAGGaatattttgaaacaatatgGGCCTAAAGAATATGGCCCTCTAACAATACACACACCTTTAGATTTGTGTGTTTTATATAAtcgataaattatatttattttttatttgaatatttgttaaaaaaataaataagtcatatttattaaaaaaaaaatagcaatctATAACCAGACttaaaagtatattaaaaagACTGACAAAAGAAGAgtatattaagaaataaattcTAATTGTAATGGAAACACTGCAAAAATAGAATAGAAATGACACTAACTCTTTGGAAGAAAAAAGCATGGTCCTCCAGGCGTGGCATATCTCCAATTACTTGGTGCTTGTCAGTGATTGTctcttataattgttttttttttttttctgcatgaAGGTCCAAAAATTCTAAACGGTTTTTAACTATAGTGATGCTATTTtctaactttgttttttttgacATTTAGAATTACAGtcaaccattaaaaaaaacatataatcaaattttaagaTAATCGAAGTAGATGAAGGTATTTTAGCATTAGAAATACTAGTATTTCATTCAAGTtacatattcaaaataatagcatAAGTTAAGAGATCCCCAATATTTTCATTGGAGGACGaactaaaaaaatctcttgGGAGGCCCATATGTCTCTCATAGATCTGATTAacatgaataattaattaaggtaATTCCGGATCTACCCAACAAATAGACATTGACTATcggttttaataaatttaataaatttatttatttaaaattaacttaTTTTACTGGAGTATCAAATAAAtacaatcatatttttttaatgatcatTGGGAAGAGTGGTCTTTCTTACATGGATTTGGAGCATTTCACGCCGCTACAACATCAGTCGGCagtcatttatttaataattatttatttatttatatatttatataaagtcTAAGCTGAAGGAGCCAAGTGGGTGAGATAAAGCAAAGCCcaccaaaatttatttatttatttattatttatcaccTTGTTTTCAAGATGCAGACAACTCAAAAAGCATTCAAACTCAATTAGAGTTGGACCAATTAATTGTGACATCTTTAATATTGGATTTCcaccgaatttttttttttaaatatttttggcGCATTATGATTTAAATGTCatgaaaaaaatccacaagTTGGCATACACGCAAATCTCGCAAAAAATTTGTGTGGACTTCCACTAACTTTGTTCAATCATGTCATGTCTTTTTTATAGTCAAATAATTTAATGTGAAtcactttgattaatttttccAGACCAACCAAATTGTCATGAATAAAAGCAAATTTAAATCAGAGCAATAGAGTCCattgataattaataaatagtttGATTAGGAATGCAACTAATTAAGTGCCTAGCCAAACAAGTGGTCCTCCTTCATTGGTACAATTGATCACTATGTGTGAATCTTaatagttgatatatatatatatatatatatatatatatatatatatatatatatatatatgggaaataGTAATCTAGGGACGTTCCTAGATTACTATTCTCTAGTGACTTTCTTCTTATAATAGTTAGATTATCAttaaatagttgtttatttatataaacactgtatattttttactatttatgatTACTGTAGAAAGCATGACGTccttagatttaaaatctagggACATCCCTAGAATACAGATCCtccatataaaatattaatataaataaaccatCAAGTATACAATATTTATGGTttaaactcaattttttattatctgcATGAGAATCAAATATCTTATCTACTTTACCGTTGTAACTTGACTCAACtgtgatatttaaataaaagtaataaaaattattattattattattattattattattattatttatatatatatatattagtgaatataaaaaggaaaaaaaaactagtttttattgggaaataatttttttaaaattgtatttttttttaataaaatttagaaaacatGATATCTACGATGATGTCACTTATAACCATTTCCTATGTCAAACTTAAAAGATTATGgctctttgattaaaaaaaatttaaattgatgatggaaaattataaaattatatgacagatatgattataataatatatgaatgtATCAATGATTTCTTCATTTATGGTACTATGTGATTTATGTAGGATGTTCATGTCTTAGCGAAAAATTAGATCATAACttcaattttatgtaaaatgaaaatataaatgtattGAAGGATTAACTTCATAGTTATGGTTTGTCTAactttcaataatatatatatatatatatttgttgtactTCGAAGCAATTGAATGGACTTGGACGACTTTGAAAAGTGTGGTTGAGCTTAAACACCGACGACCCATTTACCGTCCCCCATCTTTCTTCTCCACTTTTTTCTTAAGTGATTTGAATCGGTTGATGTGCATTAAGTTCATTGATAAGACATGTTTCCCACTTTATCAAAAGTACATTAATTCATCTTTACAAGCTATAGATAGATTTCTTAAAGAAATGAACTGATTAAAGTTAAATTATTACATCAATTGGCACTTAATTCTATACATCAAATGATAATTCATAGAGAAGGATAAAAAAGTAGTGAAAAAGATAATGATGCATCTTATTATGTTTATGAAGAAAGTAGTAATTTTGGTGGGAAGATGAAATGTTTCTGTTTTGTTAGTTTGTGGATGAGACTGTTCATCCAACAAGACATCACAAGGGATGGTGAGAATTAATCATGAAATctaaattagaatgaaattaatttgaAGCCACCTGTGTCCCAAGTGTGTTGCTATATATGGAGCTTGTTCAGTCATACATATGAAATCCTTTTGCTTAGAAACACTTGGCAAGAATGTATATGATAccttctcatcttttttttttttctttttcttgtggaGATTTTTAAGCAACAATGACATTTTGTTTGTGATTCATGCTTGGAATCTTCTTTTTTGTATGGTGGgatgtcttggtctttgagaAATTTGAGGTAGGAGGTGTCTTGGAGTGTTGTTCTTCAGTTGTTACTTCAAGTTGAGTTGTGACAGAGGAGGAGTTTTCCATgtttaacatccatttgatgagtTTTGATGACATTCTTTGCAGAAAGATGGGTTTTTTCATCAATTCTTTCTTGTCTTTTGTCATTAATTCTTTGCTCTTTCTGATTGGATTCATATCCAAACATGTTTTCaggtaattaatttatatattagtttttctCTCTGTCAACTTTCAAGTTCTATGTGCTTaacttgttttatattttatttattattgtcacaGGATAAAGAAAGAggattgtgaagaagaagaagactgtGAATTCATGGAGAGGGAACAGAGTGATTTTGAAGAGGAAGAGACATCTAGTTTGAGTTTTAAGTTTGAGTATCAGATTTCTGAAGACAGTTTGAGTTGCAGTGAAGAGCCAGCAATGGTGACAAATGTTAGCAAGTACTGTTTCTTATCTGAAAATGATTTCAAGGGCTTTGTGCAAGAGCCTGAATACATGACATTTCACATTCAAGAGTCTTTTGCTGATCCTGgtgatgaaaattttataagCAAATTATCATCAGAAGAAGATCACAAGACGATTAGTGTTATGAACAAGAATAAGTTCATGTTAGAAGAGTTTTCAGGCTTTGAGTCGGACTCCGAATCAAGTACTAGTGATGGATATTCTGTGAAGAATCTTGCTGCAGATTCAGATAGTGATGGATTTCTATCAGATGTAGATTGTGCTGGCTATGAATGTGAATCAGATAGCACAGTGAGTACTATGAATTCTAAAAACTGTAATTCCGATACAGAATCGAATATCTCCAAAGTTATGCCGCAGATTTCTTCAGAATTTATCCAAGACATTGCATTGAAGGAAGATGATCAAATATCAGAAGCAATCGAAGAGCTTCATCATATATCTGATAAGATTCCGGGGAACAATTCAAGTAATTCAGATGAAAATTTACTAGAATTAATCAGTGATCCTGACAATGAAGCCTTATCATTTGCAAACAAACAAGTGAAGGAAAACAATGAGGAAATTGCACAGAAGTTTGAGACAAAGTACACAGAGATATCAGAGTGTGAAGAGTTGGATGAATTGGAGGAAGAGCTGTGGGAGCACCGAGATCTGATTGAGCAGCTGAAAATGGAACTAAAGAAAGTGAGGGGAATTGGATTGCCAACCATCTTTGAAGAATCCGAAAGCCCAAAATCGGTTGAGGATCTTCAACCATGGAAGATCGACGCAAAGTTCTTGCAGGAAGATCCTATGGATGAGTTGCTCAACTTCCACAAATGCTATCGGGAGCGAATGCGAAAATTCGATATCTTGAATTATCAGAAAATGTATTCAATAGGTGAGTCAGAAATTCTGAagctttcttttcattattattactgTGGTACTGTTTTATCTAAAATGAAAATTGTGATCAGGATTCCTGAAATTGAAGGATCCTCTTCAATCC is a window of Dioscorea cayenensis subsp. rotundata cultivar TDr96_F1 chromosome 5, TDr96_F1_v2_PseudoChromosome.rev07_lg8_w22 25.fasta, whole genome shotgun sequence DNA encoding:
- the LOC120260850 gene encoding uncharacterized protein LOC120260850 isoform X1, whose product is MFNIHLMSFDDILCRKMGFFINSFLSFVINSLLFLIGFISKHVFRIKKEDCEEEEDCEFMEREQSDFEEEETSSLSFKFEYQISEDSLSCSEEPAMVTNVSKYCFLSENDFKGFVQEPEYMTFHIQESFADPGDENFISKLSSEEDHKTISVMNKNKFMLEEFSGFESDSESSTSDGYSVKNLAADSDSDGFLSDVDCAGYECESDSTVSTMNSKNCNSDTESNISKVMPQISSEFIQDIALKEDDQISEAIEELHHISDKIPGNNSSNSDENLLELISDPDNEALSFANKQVKENNEEIAQKFETKYTEISECEELDELEEELWEHRDLIEQLKMELKKVRGIGLPTIFEESESPKSVEDLQPWKIDAKFLQEDPMDELLNFHKCYRERMRKFDILNYQKMYSIGFLKLKDPLQSLGNQKSILSQNLWPFRHRKCTSDASKKFIKELQNDLETVYVGQTCLSWEFLRWQYEKAHLILYSNKHRVRQYNQVAGELQQFQVIIQRFLENEPFQGPRLPNYVKNRCVLRNLLQVPVIKEDCMKDKMEGLRKGNKIITSEMIEDILEEAINIIWDFIKADKDETPLILKGLFGPQVELQDPSDFDIMVHAQAILHKKEKKLKDILRTGNCLVKKFKKPREDRSNQDIFFSQVDLKLVSRVLRMPKMTTDQLMWCHKKLEKITFSDGKVQRESAFLLFPC
- the LOC120260850 gene encoding uncharacterized protein LOC120260850 isoform X3, producing MEREQSDFEEEETSSLSFKFEYQISEDSLSCSEEPAMVTNVSKYCFLSENDFKGFVQEPEYMTFHIQESFADPGDENFISKLSSEEDHKTISVMNKNKFMLEEFSGFESDSESSTSDGYSVKNLAADSDSDGFLSDVDCAGYECESDSTVSTMNSKNCNSDTESNISKVMPQISSEFIQDIALKEDDQISEAIEELHHISDKIPGNNSSNSDENLLELISDPDNEALSFANKQVKENNEEIAQKFETKYTEISECEELDELEEELWEHRDLIEQLKMELKKVRGIGLPTIFEESESPKSVEDLQPWKIDAKFLQEDPMDELLNFHKCYRERMRKFDILNYQKMYSIGFLKLKDPLQSLGNQKSILSQNLWPFRHRKCTSDASKKFIKELQNDLETVYVGQTCLSWEFLRWQYEKAHLILYSNKHRVRQYNQVAGELQQFQVIIQRFLENEPFQGPRLPNYVKNRCVLRNLLQVPVIKEDCMKDKMEGLRKGNKIITSEMIEDILEEAINIIWDFIKADKDETPLILKGLFGPQVELQDPSDFDIMVHAQAILHKKEKKLKDILRTGNCLVKKFKKPREDRSNQDIFFSQVDLKLVSRVLRMPKMTTDQLMWCHKKLEKITFSDGKVQRESAFLLFPC
- the LOC120260850 gene encoding uncharacterized protein LOC120260850 isoform X2, with the protein product MSWSLRNLRKMGFFINSFLSFVINSLLFLIGFISKHVFRIKKEDCEEEEDCEFMEREQSDFEEEETSSLSFKFEYQISEDSLSCSEEPAMVTNVSKYCFLSENDFKGFVQEPEYMTFHIQESFADPGDENFISKLSSEEDHKTISVMNKNKFMLEEFSGFESDSESSTSDGYSVKNLAADSDSDGFLSDVDCAGYECESDSTVSTMNSKNCNSDTESNISKVMPQISSEFIQDIALKEDDQISEAIEELHHISDKIPGNNSSNSDENLLELISDPDNEALSFANKQVKENNEEIAQKFETKYTEISECEELDELEEELWEHRDLIEQLKMELKKVRGIGLPTIFEESESPKSVEDLQPWKIDAKFLQEDPMDELLNFHKCYRERMRKFDILNYQKMYSIGFLKLKDPLQSLGNQKSILSQNLWPFRHRKCTSDASKKFIKELQNDLETVYVGQTCLSWEFLRWQYEKAHLILYSNKHRVRQYNQVAGELQQFQVIIQRFLENEPFQGPRLPNYVKNRCVLRNLLQVPVIKEDCMKDKMEGLRKGNKIITSEMIEDILEEAINIIWDFIKADKDETPLILKGLFGPQVELQDPSDFDIMVHAQAILHKKEKKLKDILRTGNCLVKKFKKPREDRSNQDIFFSQVDLKLVSRVLRMPKMTTDQLMWCHKKLEKITFSDGKVQRESAFLLFPC